A region of the Pantoea alfalfae genome:
GCACCGACGCCTACCAGCGCGCGCTGCTGTTCCTCTATCTGAACCGTCACTGTTACAACGGCCTCTGCCGCTATAACCTGCGTGGTGAGTTCAACGTGCCGTTTGGCCGCTATCGCAAACCCTACTTTCCTGAAGCCGAATTGTTGTGGTTTGCCGAGCGTGCGCAAAAAGCGACGTTTGTCTGTGAATCGTACGATGTTACCCTGACCAGTGCCGGTAAAGGCTCGGTGGTCTATTGCGATCCGCCTTATGCACCGCTGTCGGCCACGGCCAATTTTACGGCTTATCACACCAACAGCTTCAGCCTGCGTGAGCAGGAGAATCTGGCGGCGTTAGCGGCACAGCTGGCTGCGTCGGAGCACCGGATTCCGGTACTGATTTCTAACCACGACACTGCGCTGACACGTTTATGGTATCAGGATGCAGTGTTACATGTGGTCAAAGCCCGGCGTTCTATCAGCCGGAGCATAGCCGGTCGCACCAAGGTCGACGAACTGCTGGCACTTTATCGCTAGTCTGTTTCGTCCGCGACCAACGCATTACGCCAGCCGCAGGGCTGGCGCACAACAGTGGGAGAATCGGATGAAACAATATTTGCTGGCCCCTTCAATCCTGTCGGCGGACTTTGCCCGCCTGGGCGAAGACACAGCCAAAGCGCTGGCGGCCGGAGGTGACGTGGTTCACTTCGACGTAATGGACAACCACTACGTCCCTAATCTGACCATGGGTCCGATGGTGCTGAAAGCACTGCGCGACTATGGCATCACTGCGCCTATCGACGTGCATCTGATGGTGAAACCAGTGGATGCGCTGATCCCGGAGTTTGCCAAAGCCGGTGCCACCTATATTACCTTTCATCCCGAAGCCAGCGAACACGTTGACCGTACTCTGCAACTGATCAAGGAGCATGGCTGTAAAGCGGGTATGGTCTTTAATCCGGCGACCCCGCTGAGCTACCTCGATTACGTCATGGATAAGCTGGATATCATTCTGCTGATGTCCGTGAACCCTGGTTTTGGCGGTCAGTCATTTATTCCCGGCACCCTGGATAAACTGCGGGAAGCACGCCGACGTATCGATCAGAGCGGCTACAACATTCGTCTTGAAGTGGATGGCGGCGTGAAGATCGACAATATCCGCGAGATTGCGGCTGCCGGTGCCGATATGTTTGTCGCGGGTTCTGCCATCTTCGGTCATCCTGACTATAAAAAAGTGATCGATGATATGCGCAATGAACTGGAGAAAGCCAATGGCTCATTTCACTGATATTCGTGCGCTGGCGTTTGATCTTGATGGCACGCTGGTGGATAGCGCGCCAGGCCTTGCCGATGCGATCGACCGCACGCTGAACGATCTCCGCCTGCCGCAGGCGGGCCTTGAGCGCGTCTCAACCTGGATTGGCAACGGTGCCGATATCATGATGGCCCGTGCGCTGACCTTTGCGCTGGGCCGTGAGCCGCAGCCGGAAGAGCAGCGCGATGCACGC
Encoded here:
- the dam gene encoding adenine-specific DNA-methyltransferase, which encodes MKKNRAFLKWAGGKFPLVEEIHRHLPQGDCLVEPFVGAGSVFLNTEFDRYHLADINSDLINLYNIVKTRTADFIRDAQLLFTPEGNNEICYYQRRTEFNSSTDAYQRALLFLYLNRHCYNGLCRYNLRGEFNVPFGRYRKPYFPEAELLWFAERAQKATFVCESYDVTLTSAGKGSVVYCDPPYAPLSATANFTAYHTNSFSLREQENLAALAAQLAASEHRIPVLISNHDTALTRLWYQDAVLHVVKARRSISRSIAGRTKVDELLALYR
- the rpe gene encoding ribulose-phosphate 3-epimerase; protein product: MKQYLLAPSILSADFARLGEDTAKALAAGGDVVHFDVMDNHYVPNLTMGPMVLKALRDYGITAPIDVHLMVKPVDALIPEFAKAGATYITFHPEASEHVDRTLQLIKEHGCKAGMVFNPATPLSYLDYVMDKLDIILLMSVNPGFGGQSFIPGTLDKLREARRRIDQSGYNIRLEVDGGVKIDNIREIAAAGADMFVAGSAIFGHPDYKKVIDDMRNELEKANGSFH